Proteins encoded by one window of Thalassoroseus pseudoceratinae:
- a CDS encoding UDP-glucose dehydrogenase family protein, protein MKIVMIGTGYVGLVTGTCLAESGNDVTCVDIDEKKVAGLKRNEIPIYEPGLTELVTRNAAAGRLHFTTDYEEAVPTADCVFIAVGTPQGDDGSANLNGIWKVTETLAPHLNDHVIVIVKSTVPVGTNREVSRRLQELTGRKVDVASNPEFLKEGAAIDDFTKPDRVVVGVERPEVGETLHELYKPFLRTDRPFLAMGLESAEMTKYVANCMLATKISFINEMANLCELVGADVNDVRRGIGHDQRIGFSFLFPGVGYGGSCFPKDVRALIRVAEDNKLDAQILKTVDAVNNNQKEVLHRKLKNYFNGDLKGKTIAVWGLSFKPRTDDIREAPSLVLLERLLEDGAIPQVHDPVAQENVKAIYGDRVKYFPHHYDTLDGADALAIVTEWNGFRNPDFDFMKHKLKNPVIIDGRNLYDPIKMAERGFFYSGIGLEAPKN, encoded by the coding sequence GTGAAAATTGTCATGATTGGCACCGGCTATGTCGGTTTGGTCACGGGGACGTGTCTGGCGGAAAGCGGAAACGACGTGACCTGCGTGGATATCGACGAGAAGAAGGTTGCCGGTCTGAAGCGGAACGAAATTCCGATTTACGAACCCGGCCTAACGGAACTCGTCACTCGGAACGCAGCCGCCGGACGATTACATTTCACGACCGACTACGAAGAAGCTGTGCCGACTGCGGATTGCGTTTTTATTGCTGTCGGTACACCTCAGGGTGACGATGGTTCCGCGAACCTGAACGGCATTTGGAAAGTGACGGAGACGTTGGCTCCGCATTTGAACGATCACGTCATCGTCATTGTGAAAAGCACCGTGCCGGTCGGGACGAATCGCGAAGTCTCTCGACGACTACAAGAGCTGACTGGTCGCAAGGTCGATGTGGCATCGAATCCGGAGTTCCTCAAAGAAGGAGCCGCGATCGACGATTTTACGAAACCCGATCGCGTGGTCGTCGGGGTGGAACGGCCCGAAGTCGGTGAAACTCTGCACGAGCTGTACAAGCCATTCCTGCGGACCGATCGTCCGTTCTTGGCCATGGGACTCGAAAGTGCCGAGATGACGAAATACGTTGCCAATTGCATGTTGGCGACGAAAATTAGCTTCATCAACGAAATGGCGAATCTTTGTGAGTTGGTCGGTGCGGATGTCAACGATGTCCGTCGCGGTATCGGCCATGACCAACGGATTGGGTTTTCGTTCCTGTTTCCTGGCGTTGGTTATGGTGGATCGTGCTTCCCGAAAGACGTGCGAGCATTAATTCGCGTCGCGGAAGATAACAAGCTCGATGCCCAAATCCTGAAAACCGTCGATGCGGTCAACAACAATCAAAAAGAAGTCCTGCATCGCAAGCTCAAGAACTACTTCAACGGCGATCTGAAGGGAAAAACGATCGCGGTGTGGGGGTTGTCGTTCAAACCACGCACCGACGATATTCGGGAAGCTCCATCGTTGGTGTTGCTCGAGCGATTGCTCGAAGACGGGGCGATTCCCCAGGTGCACGATCCCGTTGCCCAAGAGAACGTCAAGGCGATTTACGGAGATCGGGTGAAGTACTTTCCGCATCACTACGACACACTCGACGGGGCCGATGCATTGGCCATCGTTACGGAGTGGAATGGCTTCCGCAATCCCGATTTCGATTTCATGAAGCATAAACTCAAGAATCCCGTCATCATCGACGGGCGGAACCTATACGACCCCATCAAGATGGCCGAACGTGGTTTCTTCTACTCGGGAATTGGATTAGAAGCGCCGAAGAACTAG
- the guaA gene encoding glutamine-hydrolyzing GMP synthase, which translates to MSDIAPAGSSPGLVNTQDEELILVMDFGSQTAQLITRRVREQNVFCQLVRHDLPASRIRELNPKGLILSGGPASVYGDGAPQPDPEIFKLGIPILGICYGMQLVCRSQGSAITPGESREFGRTTLRSHDLDALFQGIPVESTVWMSHGDQVNNLSEYFVSLAETETCPHAAVRQKDAAIYGLQFHPEVTHTEFGGRLLANFVTQVCGCHGTWRISSLIERESQIIRERVGSDRVICGLSGGVDSSVTAALLYQAIGDQLSCIFVDNGLLRKDEREEVRREFGDHFKTDLHIVDAEKQFLDALAGVTDPQKKRKIIGKVFIDVFRAEAKSIQDAHFLAQGTLYPDVIESGANVDGPAATIKSHHNVGGLPEELGFELIEPLRDLFKDEVRRMGVELGLPDKLVWRHPFPGPGLAVRCLGEITAERLETLREADAIVIEELRKANLYRTVQQAFAVLLPIQSVGVMGDARTYEDTIAIRAVQTDDFMTADWYPLPHEVLGRMSTRIINSIRGVNRVVYDVSSKPPSTIEWE; encoded by the coding sequence ATGTCCGACATTGCTCCAGCGGGTTCATCGCCCGGATTGGTCAATACCCAAGACGAAGAACTCATTCTCGTCATGGATTTTGGTTCGCAGACCGCCCAATTGATTACTCGCCGAGTGCGAGAACAGAACGTGTTCTGCCAGCTTGTCCGGCATGATCTTCCCGCGTCACGAATCCGGGAATTGAACCCGAAGGGGCTGATTCTCTCCGGAGGGCCAGCGAGCGTGTATGGTGACGGTGCTCCACAGCCCGATCCGGAAATCTTCAAACTTGGCATTCCGATCCTCGGGATTTGTTACGGCATGCAGTTGGTTTGTCGTTCGCAAGGCAGTGCGATTACGCCAGGCGAATCGCGGGAGTTCGGCCGGACGACACTGCGAAGTCACGATTTGGATGCCCTGTTTCAAGGGATCCCCGTGGAGTCCACGGTGTGGATGAGTCACGGCGACCAAGTCAATAACCTTAGCGAATACTTCGTCTCGCTCGCGGAAACGGAAACCTGCCCCCACGCGGCAGTCCGACAAAAAGACGCCGCAATCTACGGGTTGCAATTCCATCCGGAAGTGACGCACACCGAATTTGGTGGTCGGTTGCTGGCGAATTTCGTGACGCAAGTTTGCGGTTGTCACGGCACATGGCGAATCAGTTCGTTGATCGAACGGGAATCGCAGATCATCCGCGAACGCGTCGGTTCCGATCGTGTCATTTGCGGTCTTTCGGGCGGAGTCGATTCATCCGTCACCGCCGCCCTGCTTTACCAAGCGATTGGTGATCAACTCTCGTGTATTTTCGTTGATAACGGGTTGCTTCGGAAAGACGAACGGGAAGAAGTCCGCCGTGAATTCGGTGACCACTTCAAAACCGATTTGCACATCGTCGATGCGGAAAAGCAATTCCTCGACGCACTTGCTGGTGTGACTGATCCTCAGAAGAAACGCAAAATTATCGGCAAGGTTTTCATCGATGTCTTTCGAGCAGAAGCCAAGTCGATTCAGGACGCCCATTTCTTAGCGCAAGGGACGTTGTATCCCGACGTGATCGAAAGCGGCGCCAACGTGGATGGCCCGGCGGCAACGATTAAATCGCACCACAATGTCGGCGGGTTGCCGGAAGAACTTGGTTTTGAGCTGATCGAACCACTCCGCGACTTGTTCAAAGACGAAGTCCGTCGCATGGGGGTGGAATTGGGATTGCCGGACAAACTTGTTTGGCGGCATCCGTTCCCCGGACCGGGTTTGGCCGTCCGGTGTCTCGGTGAAATCACGGCAGAGCGGTTGGAAACTCTCCGCGAAGCTGACGCAATCGTGATCGAGGAACTCCGCAAAGCGAATCTCTATCGAACGGTTCAACAGGCCTTCGCGGTGTTGCTGCCGATTCAATCCGTTGGCGTGATGGGCGACGCTCGCACTTACGAAGACACGATCGCCATTCGGGCGGTGCAAACTGATGACTTTATGACCGCGGACTGGTATCCACTGCCGCACGAAGTTCTTGGTCGGATGTCGACCCGCATCATCAATTCAATTCGCGGTGTGAACCGTGTGGTCTACGACGTGAGCTCGAAACCACCGTCAACGATTGAATGGGAGTAG
- a CDS encoding DUF4132 domain-containing protein, translating into MVAATAPASMEPTWVAADKDYQLALIDGKLVCRNPKGKQLASVPKWLKDSELAQQLATLSDWLERHESECRESVELWMMRSLPVPREILAAVWADPTWRNLLENLVVCRVDTHELNQDESGFLKDIDKKKGVGVIDLDGESQWITTPTVAIPHPILLADLTDFRELVVELNFEQPLDQLFRETWQPTEDQQSQTRIEQFQNGKFEQLNHALGLCRRLGYRVRGGSATCAVWEQGQLTEARYWIGGEYPEAETWTGDLIFTDERERSMPIKDVGPVVFSEGMRMAAAIYAKRVIDEDDNE; encoded by the coding sequence ATGGTTGCCGCTACCGCTCCGGCGTCGATGGAACCGACTTGGGTCGCTGCAGACAAGGATTACCAACTCGCATTGATCGACGGCAAACTCGTCTGTCGCAACCCGAAGGGGAAGCAGTTGGCGTCGGTCCCCAAGTGGCTCAAAGACAGCGAACTTGCTCAGCAACTCGCAACATTGAGCGACTGGCTTGAACGGCATGAGTCGGAATGCCGCGAGTCCGTGGAACTCTGGATGATGCGGTCGCTGCCGGTGCCGCGTGAAATCCTCGCCGCCGTTTGGGCCGATCCCACGTGGCGGAATCTCTTGGAAAACCTGGTGGTCTGTCGCGTCGACACGCACGAGTTGAATCAAGATGAGTCCGGATTCCTAAAGGACATCGACAAGAAAAAAGGCGTCGGTGTGATTGATCTCGACGGCGAATCGCAATGGATTACGACCCCGACCGTCGCGATTCCTCATCCGATTCTGCTCGCGGATTTGACAGATTTCCGTGAGTTGGTTGTCGAACTGAATTTCGAACAACCCCTCGATCAACTCTTCCGCGAAACATGGCAGCCCACCGAGGATCAGCAGTCCCAAACGAGAATTGAACAGTTCCAGAACGGCAAGTTCGAGCAGCTCAATCATGCATTGGGGTTGTGCCGTCGGTTGGGGTACCGCGTGCGGGGTGGCAGCGCGACTTGTGCGGTGTGGGAACAAGGGCAACTCACCGAAGCCCGTTACTGGATCGGCGGCGAATACCCCGAAGCGGAGACTTGGACGGGAGATCTCATCTTCACCGACGAACGCGAACGCAGCATGCCCATCAAAGATGTTGGCCCCGTCGTCTTCAGCGAAGGCATGAGAATGGCCGCCGCGATCTACGCCAAACGTGTCATCGACGAAGACGACAACGAATAG
- a CDS encoding transglutaminase-like domain-containing protein, with the protein MRNERLWALVLVTLQCGLIGFVSGGVLFAIIVMAIAGFGTFTRFRISLRPERQFIWTAVCVAFFLLKYRLSPVEFSADQYFIRTDLMHEMARCLVFIQAAQFLIRYPKDQLPLSLPALGAGALVCASDVEMGPDQGIIVGVLAVAYALGWAMFQMAWRQRGAVEFRAPSDATNRRALRLRVITLILVFLGLVFSTGAIARSVVRYHRPIDEWLVRQVENWLSHWIQKDFGSSTVGFSERANLNAVQIRKTIEDETVALRVFAEREPGYLRGQVYVDYILGEWRSPSSLRYPLYPQYSPPSGLEPIADKGSLFRYPKYDLPTKGDWRSLECWRDESLKGFSFSTIGTTHLQAQTDELRYRRAGLFDLGELPPGTPYVAWELTGDDHPAKQLVAMTEEETTLYTGLSRYYQPDQPARPAIAEEPEGHRPRFDRWQDPRSLPPDHPWPHHGFDSRFNDPEMMVSRAPYQGDWLGKVADVVFDGCETTAEKMAAVERYFHRNYEYQLGIDIPEEHWHDPDPLQFFLDQKPPAHCEYFATAAVVLLRRAGVPARYVTGFVVSERNEIGNYWVARNRDAHAWCEAFDPERGWVIVEATPAGGVPQSVAVSGWRQWWEELKAAIVRLQVHIGDRNWSLVWRTLWGSVTSVFTALIFIGLVYWLYKRLPWRLRWKRAHARSQDQWELALENLLQGVERDLQPLGWKRSASETLHQFALRLARPVEREPSADSDEFKKHHAHAFADWLRAYALQRYTKKPDESMVLELQNSRPQL; encoded by the coding sequence ATGCGAAACGAACGACTTTGGGCCTTGGTCCTCGTCACATTACAGTGTGGGTTAATCGGATTCGTTTCGGGCGGAGTCCTGTTCGCAATCATCGTGATGGCCATCGCCGGATTCGGGACGTTCACACGTTTTCGGATTTCGCTGCGTCCGGAACGGCAATTCATCTGGACGGCAGTTTGCGTTGCGTTCTTCCTGCTGAAATACCGTCTGTCGCCCGTCGAGTTTTCCGCAGATCAGTATTTCATCCGCACGGATCTCATGCATGAGATGGCCCGTTGCTTGGTGTTTATTCAGGCGGCCCAATTTCTGATCCGCTACCCGAAAGATCAGTTGCCGTTGTCCTTGCCCGCATTGGGGGCGGGAGCGTTGGTCTGTGCGAGCGATGTTGAGATGGGACCAGACCAGGGCATCATCGTCGGTGTTCTCGCCGTCGCTTATGCGTTGGGGTGGGCCATGTTTCAGATGGCTTGGCGTCAACGCGGTGCTGTGGAGTTTCGGGCTCCGTCCGATGCGACAAATCGCCGGGCATTGCGGCTGAGAGTAATCACCCTGATTTTGGTATTTCTAGGTCTCGTGTTTTCGACGGGGGCGATTGCACGCTCTGTTGTTCGATATCACCGACCCATCGACGAATGGCTCGTGAGGCAAGTCGAGAATTGGCTCTCTCATTGGATTCAAAAAGACTTCGGCAGCAGCACCGTTGGTTTCAGCGAGCGAGCCAATCTCAATGCGGTGCAAATTCGGAAAACCATCGAAGACGAAACGGTCGCGTTGCGGGTGTTCGCCGAGCGGGAACCGGGATATCTCCGTGGCCAAGTTTATGTGGACTATATCTTGGGGGAATGGAGATCTCCGTCCTCACTGCGATACCCATTGTATCCCCAATACTCGCCCCCGTCGGGACTGGAGCCGATCGCTGACAAGGGCTCTCTGTTCCGGTACCCAAAGTACGATTTGCCAACCAAGGGCGATTGGCGAAGTTTAGAGTGCTGGCGAGACGAATCGCTAAAAGGATTCTCGTTTTCCACGATTGGTACCACGCATCTCCAAGCACAGACGGACGAACTTCGTTACCGTAGAGCCGGATTATTCGACTTGGGAGAATTGCCACCGGGAACGCCATATGTTGCTTGGGAACTTACCGGAGACGACCACCCGGCGAAGCAGCTCGTGGCCATGACCGAGGAAGAGACGACGCTTTATACCGGTTTGTCTCGGTATTACCAACCGGACCAACCGGCACGTCCGGCGATCGCTGAGGAACCCGAGGGCCATAGACCGCGTTTCGACCGCTGGCAAGACCCCCGAAGTTTGCCTCCGGATCATCCATGGCCACATCATGGTTTCGATAGTCGCTTCAACGACCCTGAGATGATGGTGTCACGGGCACCGTATCAAGGTGATTGGCTTGGGAAAGTTGCAGACGTTGTCTTTGATGGTTGTGAAACAACCGCCGAGAAAATGGCAGCGGTCGAACGGTATTTTCATCGGAACTACGAATATCAATTGGGAATTGATATCCCGGAAGAGCACTGGCATGACCCCGATCCGCTGCAATTCTTCCTTGACCAAAAACCACCCGCCCATTGCGAATATTTTGCCACTGCCGCGGTCGTTTTGTTGCGGCGTGCGGGCGTGCCGGCTCGATACGTGACGGGGTTTGTCGTCAGCGAACGAAATGAGATTGGCAATTACTGGGTCGCGCGGAATCGCGATGCACACGCTTGGTGTGAAGCCTTTGATCCGGAACGCGGTTGGGTGATCGTCGAAGCCACACCTGCCGGCGGTGTTCCCCAGTCCGTGGCGGTATCCGGTTGGCGGCAATGGTGGGAAGAATTGAAAGCAGCCATCGTGCGTCTTCAAGTCCACATTGGAGATCGAAATTGGAGTCTCGTGTGGAGAACCCTGTGGGGATCGGTGACATCCGTTTTCACGGCTTTGATTTTCATCGGTCTAGTCTATTGGCTCTACAAACGCTTGCCCTGGCGGTTGCGATGGAAAAGAGCACACGCTCGTTCGCAAGACCAGTGGGAATTGGCTTTGGAAAATTTGCTTCAGGGGGTCGAACGAGATCTCCAACCGTTAGGCTGGAAACGGTCCGCGTCGGAAACGCTCCATCAGTTTGCGTTGCGTTTGGCTCGTCCCGTCGAACGAGAACCCAGTGCGGATTCCGATGAGTTCAAGAAACACCACGCCCACGCATTCGCCGATTGGCTTCGGGCCTACGCGTTGCAGCGATACACCAAAAAGCCGGACGAATCGATGGTGCTCGAATTGCAGAACTCCCGTCCGCAATTGTGA
- the murA gene encoding UDP-N-acetylglucosamine 1-carboxyvinyltransferase has protein sequence MDMFVIEGGRPLVGRVSVSGSKNASLPIMAAAIMAESPCQLHHVPDLLDVRTMSRLLRLLGLQVHWRHENSETKSRTLKLAVHDEAGCLADYDLVRQMRASVCVLGPLLAKRGQACVALPGGCAIGDRPIDLHLKGLRALGAEIQVERGYVKARAKQLIGSKVFLGGPFGTTVTGTCNVMSAATLARGVTTIESAACEPEVVELGRFLNRMGACIEGLGTSQLRIEGVRRLNGATQVITPDRIEAATLMMAAAMTRGEIELDNVPLAQMTTVIEKLREIGVTIEPLADNRTSDGIDVAEQSGSVRVIANRRPTPAEVVAMPYPGIPTDVQAQLMALLALADGASLVTDRVFPERFLHGPELVRLGANLRRDGSSVMVQGVERLCGTDVTAGDLRASAALVLAALAAEGTTTVHQIFHLDRGYERLEEKLSALGALVRRVEDTLESPRTNRRSSVDSPLSHREFEIAMLRDRVLPPR, from the coding sequence ATGGACATGTTCGTGATTGAGGGCGGACGTCCGTTGGTCGGACGGGTGAGCGTCAGTGGTTCAAAAAACGCGAGTCTACCCATCATGGCGGCGGCCATCATGGCGGAATCGCCCTGTCAATTGCATCACGTGCCGGATTTGCTCGATGTCCGGACGATGTCGCGACTGTTGCGATTACTCGGACTTCAAGTTCATTGGCGACATGAAAATTCCGAGACCAAAAGTCGGACGCTCAAGTTGGCTGTCCACGACGAAGCTGGGTGCCTCGCCGATTACGATTTAGTTCGTCAGATGCGGGCGAGCGTTTGCGTCTTGGGGCCTTTACTGGCGAAACGTGGCCAGGCTTGTGTGGCATTACCGGGTGGGTGTGCCATCGGTGATCGCCCGATCGACTTGCACCTCAAAGGTTTACGCGCATTGGGTGCGGAAATCCAAGTCGAACGCGGCTACGTGAAAGCCCGAGCGAAGCAACTCATTGGCAGCAAAGTCTTCCTCGGCGGTCCGTTTGGCACGACTGTCACGGGAACCTGTAATGTGATGTCCGCTGCGACTTTGGCACGAGGCGTGACAACCATCGAATCCGCCGCGTGTGAACCGGAAGTCGTCGAACTCGGGCGGTTCCTAAACCGCATGGGGGCGTGTATCGAGGGGTTGGGAACATCGCAACTTCGAATTGAAGGGGTACGCCGTCTCAACGGGGCCACACAGGTGATTACACCGGACCGAATCGAAGCTGCGACACTCATGATGGCAGCGGCAATGACACGGGGGGAAATCGAACTCGACAACGTTCCGTTGGCTCAGATGACGACTGTCATCGAAAAACTTCGGGAGATCGGGGTTACAATCGAGCCATTGGCCGACAATCGAACTTCGGACGGAATTGATGTCGCAGAACAAAGCGGATCGGTCCGAGTCATCGCCAATCGTCGACCAACCCCCGCCGAAGTTGTGGCGATGCCCTATCCGGGAATTCCCACGGATGTGCAAGCTCAACTGATGGCATTGCTCGCTTTGGCTGATGGGGCGAGTTTGGTGACGGACCGCGTGTTCCCCGAGCGTTTCCTGCACGGCCCGGAGTTGGTGCGGCTTGGTGCCAATCTGCGTCGCGATGGTTCGTCCGTGATGGTTCAAGGAGTGGAACGCCTTTGCGGAACAGACGTGACCGCCGGAGACTTGCGAGCCAGTGCCGCACTCGTGTTGGCGGCGTTGGCCGCTGAAGGGACGACGACGGTCCATCAAATCTTTCATCTGGATCGTGGTTACGAACGACTGGAAGAAAAACTCTCCGCATTGGGCGCGTTGGTTCGTCGCGTGGAAGACACTCTGGAATCGCCGCGAACAAACCGTCGGTCATCGGTGGATTCCCCACTCTCGCATCGGGAATTTGAAATCGCTATGCTACGCGACCGTGTCCTTCCCCCTCGGTAA
- a CDS encoding efflux RND transporter permease subunit — MRVATPIFLDSRVMQRIHTTIWWRVLLLTALVPSIIVLALKIETNIDDVYQWLPDNSPGLVTYEWFLEHFGSDDVVVVSWPDCDLNDPRIQLFAGQIESLQHSRLIAEVLTGPEIVERLTSENSQLTRGDVIERLAGTLIGANGKTTCLTIRLTPSGQRHRTEAIQEIFRAAAATPGLSRKELRMAGYPYSGYVAEAAIKRAILLFTPPACLVSIIVAWFCLRNFLAVLVTLFLSGVATGAAVALIPLFGTKLDGLLTAVPSLIYVLAVSTCIHLISYLRSASETLPTEHATPEIVARRGFALAWKPSVVSSVSTAIGMGSLISSQFPAIRQFGIYSAAGTLLMLVLILLLAPGPLAYCVIGSRGGLHPPQFLQRSLWRGFRLATTKSVGVVLAIFTIAILLGMQLGNIRASVAVEDHFRSDSDYLRDLYFIESEIGPFGAVEVVLGFPDTQSSDFDQRFRQVQSIERQLKGLSDVSTTFSATTLVPLPDRLQGRVGFLARVVARKQLRDSREEMLDGAYLVEFDDREWWRITIRANEIERINLVDFESAVRAVVDEELQSAEATDVKVEYTGAAPLYLRSQKSVIRDLFQSYALAFLIIAVVMALVLRSVFAGMASMIPNVLPSVVVFGGTAALGFDFDFATIVTGSVALGIAVDDTAHFLLRYRDHESECPNDALKHTFQECAPAMLTTTLVCGLGLLVFLPSPLATQSRFAITIFCLLIVAVLSDLILVPALLSTRLGRWIFGR; from the coding sequence ATGCGTGTCGCGACGCCGATTTTCCTTGATTCCCGCGTCATGCAACGCATCCACACCACAATTTGGTGGCGAGTCCTTCTGTTGACTGCCTTGGTGCCCAGCATCATCGTGCTGGCACTAAAGATTGAAACGAACATCGACGACGTCTACCAATGGCTTCCGGATAATTCTCCAGGGTTGGTCACGTACGAATGGTTCTTGGAACACTTTGGTTCCGACGATGTCGTTGTGGTCTCTTGGCCCGATTGCGACTTAAACGATCCAAGAATTCAGTTGTTCGCCGGCCAAATTGAATCTCTGCAGCATTCCAGACTCATTGCGGAAGTGCTGACCGGTCCGGAAATTGTCGAGCGTCTCACGAGTGAAAATAGCCAACTCACGCGGGGCGATGTGATTGAACGTCTCGCGGGAACGTTGATCGGAGCCAACGGGAAGACAACCTGTCTGACGATCCGACTCACGCCGTCCGGACAACGGCATCGGACCGAAGCCATCCAAGAGATTTTCCGTGCGGCCGCCGCGACGCCGGGGCTTAGCCGAAAAGAATTGCGGATGGCCGGCTACCCCTATTCGGGATACGTTGCCGAAGCCGCTATCAAACGAGCCATTCTACTATTCACCCCGCCGGCGTGTCTGGTTTCGATTATCGTCGCGTGGTTTTGTTTGCGGAATTTTCTGGCCGTCCTGGTGACGTTGTTCCTATCTGGTGTCGCGACCGGTGCTGCCGTTGCCTTGATTCCGTTGTTTGGAACGAAGCTTGACGGATTGCTCACGGCGGTTCCCTCGTTGATTTACGTTCTGGCGGTCTCAACTTGCATTCACCTGATCAGTTACTTGAGGTCGGCTTCCGAAACACTACCGACAGAGCACGCGACTCCAGAGATAGTGGCGCGACGTGGATTCGCGTTGGCCTGGAAACCATCGGTGGTTTCATCGGTTTCGACAGCGATTGGCATGGGATCGCTCATCTCCAGCCAATTTCCCGCCATTCGACAGTTCGGGATATACTCCGCAGCGGGCACGCTCCTGATGCTCGTGCTGATTCTATTACTCGCTCCCGGACCGTTAGCGTATTGCGTGATCGGCTCGCGTGGCGGGCTGCATCCGCCGCAATTTCTCCAACGCTCGTTGTGGCGTGGCTTTCGTTTGGCAACAACGAAATCGGTCGGCGTCGTTCTTGCCATTTTCACCATCGCCATTCTGCTCGGAATGCAACTTGGTAACATCCGGGCATCGGTGGCGGTCGAAGATCACTTTCGCAGTGACAGCGACTACCTTCGCGACTTGTACTTCATCGAAAGCGAAATCGGACCGTTCGGTGCCGTCGAGGTGGTGCTGGGTTTTCCCGATACGCAATCAAGCGATTTCGATCAGCGATTCCGACAAGTGCAGTCGATCGAACGACAGCTCAAAGGACTCTCCGATGTCTCGACGACGTTCTCCGCAACCACGTTGGTTCCCCTGCCCGATCGACTACAAGGCCGCGTGGGCTTCCTCGCGCGAGTAGTGGCTCGAAAGCAACTCCGCGACTCTCGCGAGGAAATGCTGGACGGTGCCTATCTTGTCGAGTTCGATGATCGGGAATGGTGGCGAATTACGATCCGGGCCAATGAAATCGAACGGATCAATTTGGTCGATTTTGAAAGCGCAGTCCGTGCGGTCGTCGATGAAGAGTTGCAGTCCGCCGAAGCAACGGATGTCAAAGTGGAATACACGGGAGCTGCACCGCTGTACCTACGATCTCAGAAGAGTGTAATTCGCGATTTGTTTCAGAGTTACGCGTTGGCGTTCTTGATTATCGCGGTCGTGATGGCACTTGTGCTGCGAAGCGTTTTTGCCGGGATGGCTTCGATGATTCCGAACGTGCTACCCAGTGTTGTCGTATTCGGGGGAACGGCCGCGTTGGGATTCGATTTCGATTTCGCGACGATTGTGACGGGGAGCGTGGCGTTGGGAATCGCGGTCGACGATACCGCTCACTTTTTATTGCGATATCGTGACCACGAATCGGAATGCCCCAACGATGCCCTCAAGCACACCTTCCAAGAATGTGCCCCCGCTATGCTGACCACCACGCTCGTTTGCGGTTTAGGCCTACTGGTGTTTCTGCCGAGTCCATTGGCAACTCAAAGTCGGTTTGCGATCACGATCTTTTGCCTGCTGATCGTCGCGGTCCTCTCGGATTTGATCCTCGTTCCCGCGTTGCTCTCGACTCGTCTCGGTCGTTGGATCTTCGGACGCTGA
- a CDS encoding rhomboid family intramembrane serine protease: MFPIRDDIPSRETPYVNYALIAACVVAFLMQISRPDGEPTLVEEYGMIPARVLHPNQAVEIPDVQTPKDGRGQQGKPEIIMREAAPSAVPAWMTLLTCIFLHGGWMHLLGNIWFLYIFGDNVEDCYGHLGYLVFYLACGVAASGTHLLLNANSAIPTIGASGAIAGVMGAYFLLYPHSRVLAVLPLFVIFYTLTVPAPVFLGIWFLIQLVQSVGSINNVEAAGVAFWAHVGGFVAGLAATYGLKASSMLRQCVSERLPESTGRVSFPTSRGRRSSGQADPFADDDFFSNRR, from the coding sequence ATGTTTCCCATCCGCGACGATATCCCCTCCCGCGAAACCCCATATGTCAACTATGCCTTGATCGCCGCCTGCGTTGTGGCATTTCTGATGCAAATTTCGCGTCCGGACGGTGAACCGACCCTCGTCGAAGAATACGGGATGATTCCCGCCCGTGTGTTGCATCCCAATCAAGCCGTCGAAATCCCCGACGTGCAAACTCCAAAAGACGGTCGTGGTCAGCAGGGAAAGCCGGAAATCATTATGCGGGAGGCAGCACCGTCCGCCGTTCCCGCTTGGATGACACTACTGACCTGCATCTTTCTGCATGGCGGTTGGATGCACTTGCTCGGCAACATCTGGTTTCTCTATATCTTCGGCGATAACGTCGAAGACTGTTACGGGCATTTGGGTTACCTTGTGTTTTATCTTGCTTGCGGTGTGGCTGCGAGTGGTACGCACTTACTGCTCAATGCAAATTCGGCGATTCCCACCATCGGGGCGAGTGGTGCGATTGCTGGTGTGATGGGGGCCTACTTCCTGTTGTATCCGCACTCGCGAGTACTTGCGGTGCTGCCGCTGTTCGTGATCTTCTACACCTTGACCGTCCCCGCCCCGGTGTTCTTGGGAATCTGGTTCCTGATCCAGTTGGTGCAAAGCGTGGGCAGCATCAACAATGTGGAAGCGGCAGGAGTCGCCTTCTGGGCTCATGTGGGCGGATTCGTCGCGGGTTTGGCGGCTACTTACGGTTTGAAAGCATCGTCCATGTTGCGGCAATGCGTGAGCGAACGGCTTCCGGAATCGACTGGTCGCGTCAGTTTTCCAACCAGCCGAGGACGCCGTTCATCAGGTCAAGCCGATCCATTTGCGGATGACGATTTCTTCTCGAATCGACGGTAG